DNA sequence from the Pseudochaenichthys georgianus unplaced genomic scaffold, fPseGeo1.2 scaffold_2087_arrow_ctg1, whole genome shotgun sequence genome:
gagtgtccttcaaaataaaagcacctaGACTTATTTATTTTCTTACGTTTACCCATACAGTGAAttcccttcaaaataaaagcacccAGTTCTTGTGTTTACCCAAAACACTgagtgtccttcaaaataaaagccccaaGACTTATTTATTTTCTTACGTTTACCCATACAATGAAttcccttcaaaataaaagctcccAGTTCTTGATTTGACCCAAAACAGTGCGTGtccttcaaaaataaaagcacCTAGACTTATTTCAGTTCCTGTGTTAACCCAAAaagtgtccttcaaaataaaatactgatCTTTAGCTACAAGTCTTTATGTAAATACATCACTCTAAAACTTTATAcaaaactcattttaaatacgATTATAGGATGTTTATCAATCAATAACTTAAACCTGGACTCTGATGACACTTTCGTTAACGTTTTACTGATTATAAAATATTCctttctatatatctatctcacTACACAGATTAAAAACAGAACGTGGAGATTTGctgctttcttttttttaaatatcgtaGTAAAGTGAATATTTTTGGACATTTAAGGACTTTAAATGGACATTTTATTAATATATGAAAGTCTCCACAGCTCCAGGTTTATTTAATGCATCAACCTTTTGTCACTTAACTCCACTTCATTAAGGGTTAATTAAACCTTACATTTTCcctcaaaaacaaccaaacatACCAGTGAGCCAAGTTCACATGAAGCACGAGAAGAAACGATATTTCAAGTCCAGAACACAGAAAATACTCCTTTCTTATATCTATCTCACTACACagattaaaaacagaacatgGAGATTTGCTGCTTTCTTTCTTCAAATATCTGTTGGGACACTTAAGGACTTTAAATGGACATGTTATGCACATATTGTGAGTTGCAGCTCGAGTGGAAGTCTTCAAAGCTCCAGGAAGAGTCTTTATTTAATGCACCAGCCTTTTGTTCCAACAGCCTCTCGCCTTGAACACTCCACTTCATTAAGCGTTAAATTAAACCTTCAACATTCCCCCAAAAGGCAGCATCGAGACGTGACAGATTTACAAACCTCTGCAACGTGCAAACAGCCGGGAAAGATTCACATGAAACAGAAAAATGAACGATATATAAACCTGAATGACGTCCCTCTTCCTGATTCGTCAGTAACTTGGACTCCACGTCTTTCGTGAATATTTTGGGACATTTCCAGATTTCAAACGGACGTGTTTCACTGTCTTCTGACATTTGATTAGGAAGACGTCTTCCAAGGTCCAGGTCGTGTGTACTTATTTAACGCGTCAGCCTTTTGTTCCAACAGCCTCTCACCTTGAACACTTCACTTCATTCGACCTTCCACATTTCCCCAAACAAAAAACCACAACGTTCCATCGAGACGTTACGGATTCACCAACAtgcaaaacaagaataaacGATATATCGATCGGCTGATCTCGAGTCCGGAACACGCAGAAGCCCGTTGGATCTTTGCCTCGACTCAGATTCGGATCCTGATTTCTGAATACAGTCCCTCTTCCTGATCTCAGTTTTCTACGACAGCTGTTTCATATCGTACATCGGCACCTCTTCCTCCGCCTCTTCCTCGTTCTCCTTCACTGCTTTTCCCTTCCTTCCTTTGGGCGGCAACACAGGAGCTGCCTTCTGATTGGTCGCCTCAGTAGTCTCCTCATTGGCTGCTTCCATGGCTCCTTCTTGGCCTTCTGCCACCGTTCTTTCCTTCTTCAACTTGGCAGGAACACTTTTGCTGATTGTCTCCTTCAGGCGTTCTCCAGATTGTCGGATTTTCTGGCGTCGTTCGGCCGTCACGATTCTTTCTCCCAGTTTGTTGACTTTGCTCCCGAGGTTCTCCCGGGTCTTGCTCATGTTAGCTTTGAAGCTCTCGATGCGAGTGAGACCGGATTTCTTCATTTTGGCCGCGGAGGATTCGGCCGTTTCTTCTTCTACGACCATGTCCTCCTCGTCAGACTCTGGAGGGAAGTCGAATTTATCCGGTTCCACGTCTGCGGCTCTGGGGGCGGAGCCTGAAGGTTCTGCCGGTTCGATGCCCGGAGCCACCGTCTTCACTTCCTGTTCGCCCTGCagggggagacagagagacGTGTGAGCAGGCTTTTTTATTACAGATATTTTTATTTCTGTTTTATTCGTT
Encoded proteins:
- the LOC117441878 gene encoding caveolae-associated protein 4a-like, giving the protein MTDKSVPSGGDDASNIMALLERVAGLMDSVQTTQKRMEERQLDLESTVKNIQTDVVKLSGDHANTSSTVNRLLEKTRKVSRHVKDVRVRVENQNVRVKKVEATQGDLLAKNKFKVVIYQGEQEVKTVAPGIEPAEPSGSAPRAADVEPDKFDFPPESDEEDMVVEEETAESSAAKMKKSGLTRIESFKANMSKTRENLGSKVNKLGERIVTAERRQKIRQSGERLKETISKSVPAKLKKERTVAEGQEGAMEAANEETTEATNQKAAPVLPPKGRKGKAVKENEEEAEEEVPMYDMKQLS